One genomic segment of Deltaproteobacteria bacterium includes these proteins:
- the efp gene encoding elongation factor P: protein MIIQATAIRVGMVIEFNKDLYSVMYVNHVTPGNWRGMVQTKLKNLKTGSNLENRFRPEDKVEKANLDEKEMEYIYKDGDHYVFMDTETYEQLMLGEDVIGEEMYYIVPNAKVKIVFYEGKPVSVELPLTVELDVVETEPNLKTATITNTTKTARLETGLVVQVPPFVETGARIKIDTAEGKYVERVQKSKKE from the coding sequence ATGATTATTCAGGCAACAGCGATAAGGGTAGGGATGGTTATAGAGTTCAACAAGGATCTATACAGTGTTATGTACGTCAATCATGTTACACCTGGTAACTGGCGCGGCATGGTACAGACGAAGCTTAAAAATTTGAAAACAGGATCTAACCTTGAGAACAGATTTAGGCCGGAGGATAAAGTAGAAAAGGCTAACCTTGATGAGAAAGAGATGGAGTATATATACAAAGATGGCGATCACTATGTATTTATGGATACAGAGACTTATGAACAGCTTATGTTAGGAGAAGATGTGATAGGTGAAGAAATGTATTATATAGTTCCAAACGCAAAGGTAAAAATAGTATTTTATGAGGGTAAACCTGTTAGTGTAGAATTGCCGCTTACAGTAGAGCTTGATGTTGTTGAAACAGAGCCTAATCTGAAAACGGCTACAATTACAAACACGACAAAGACCGCCAGACTTGAAACTGGACTTGTTGTACAGGTACCTCCGTTTGTGGAAACCGGAGCAAGAATCAAGATAGATACTGCGGAAGGCAAATATGTGGAGCGCGTACAAAAAAGTAAAAAGGAGTAG
- a CDS encoding DUF4412 domain-containing protein, producing the protein MKKSIITITIIISMLLTAKVYAGYKIVQLQTTMSGLDTSTILLEKNKYKIVNPAETVIIDFAHNRINLLRGQSKSYWEGTIEQYIKAITDMANVSKDRMMQAIKKLPKDQQEQIIEMHGLDVKEPHVKVSVKETNQAEKISGYNAQKFVVNANGMSYEEVWIARAIDIKKYIDPVKLQSFNAKIKKAAIGGTIAGDIGLSKPYMKLIELGYPVKVVSHNGMTTSVESVKKMNISNREFEIPSGYKRVQSLQEYFMSGHGAGMY; encoded by the coding sequence ATGAAAAAGAGTATTATAACAATCACAATTATAATAAGTATGCTGTTAACTGCAAAAGTATATGCAGGCTATAAAATAGTGCAGTTGCAAACAACAATGAGCGGACTGGATACAAGCACCATTCTCTTAGAAAAGAATAAGTATAAGATAGTCAATCCGGCGGAAACGGTTATAATTGATTTTGCTCACAACAGGATAAATCTGCTCAGAGGACAATCGAAATCATACTGGGAAGGTACAATAGAGCAGTACATTAAAGCAATAACAGACATGGCGAATGTATCAAAGGATAGAATGATGCAGGCTATAAAAAAACTCCCTAAAGATCAGCAGGAACAAATTATTGAAATGCACGGGCTTGATGTAAAAGAACCACATGTAAAGGTAAGCGTAAAAGAAACAAATCAAGCAGAAAAGATCTCGGGATACAATGCACAAAAGTTCGTTGTTAATGCAAATGGTATGTCATATGAGGAAGTATGGATTGCAAGAGCAATAGATATAAAAAAATATATTGACCCTGTAAAATTGCAGTCGTTTAACGCAAAGATAAAAAAGGCTGCAATAGGAGGGACAATAGCGGGTGATATAGGCTTATCAAAGCCATACATGAAACTTATAGAGCTGGGTTATCCTGTTAAGGTAGTATCGCACAACGGTATGACGACATCGGTAGAGAGTGTGAAAAAAATGAATATAAGCAATAGGGAATTTGAAATCCCATCAGGATATAAAAGAGTTCAATCGCTGCAGGAATATTTCATGTCAGGACATGGAGCAGGCATGTACTGA
- a CDS encoding transcriptional repressor — protein MKVDLEKYRALNLKLTPQRIAIFEYLEGNKSHPSVYDVYKYVVKKFPSMSFATVYNTLNTLVRNGKLKELSVDPDKKRFDPNTHPHHHLRCIKCSKIIDVELDYNLDLPDNKFKDFEILGSEIEFYGLCNDCKNKIKQ, from the coding sequence ATGAAAGTGGATTTGGAAAAGTATAGGGCTTTAAATCTTAAATTAACTCCTCAGAGAATAGCTATTTTTGAGTACCTTGAAGGGAATAAAAGTCATCCTTCTGTTTACGACGTTTATAAATATGTAGTCAAAAAGTTTCCATCAATGTCTTTTGCCACTGTTTATAATACATTAAATACACTTGTAAGAAATGGTAAATTAAAAGAGTTGTCCGTGGATCCCGATAAAAAAAGATTTGATCCCAATACACATCCACATCACCATCTCAGATGTATTAAATGCAGCAAAATAATTGATGTGGAATTGGATTATAACCTTGATTTACCTGATAATAAATTCAAGGATTTTGAGATCCTTGGCAGTGAAATAGAATTTTATGGGTTATGTAATGATTGTAAAAATAAAATTAAGCAATAA
- a CDS encoding peroxiredoxin — protein sequence MDTIKIGQKVPDFELQTYEPAEGKYGKFNLNGAIKNNKWVILVFYPADFTFVCPTELSDVADKQDELKKTGCEIVSISTDTQHVHLAWQAQEKLLEHVKYHMGADPNGSVSKLFGVYDENTGLALRGTFIINPDGVVVGSEINYYNVGRSADELLRKIKAYIYVRVHPEEVCPAKWKPGEKTIKPGENIVGKIYSVLK from the coding sequence ATGGACACGATAAAAATAGGACAAAAAGTACCCGATTTTGAGCTTCAAACTTATGAACCGGCAGAGGGTAAGTACGGTAAGTTTAATTTAAACGGTGCAATAAAAAATAACAAATGGGTCATTCTGGTTTTTTACCCGGCAGACTTTACATTCGTTTGCCCCACGGAACTATCTGACGTAGCAGATAAACAGGATGAGTTAAAAAAAACAGGGTGTGAGATAGTATCCATAAGTACAGACACACAACATGTTCATCTTGCATGGCAGGCACAAGAGAAGTTACTTGAACATGTAAAATATCACATGGGTGCAGATCCAAACGGCAGTGTAAGTAAATTGTTCGGTGTATATGATGAGAATACAGGGCTGGCATTAAGGGGCACATTCATTATAAATCCCGACGGCGTTGTTGTTGGATCAGAAATAAACTACTACAATGTCGGCAGGAGCGCTGATGAGCTTTTACGAAAGATTAAAGCCTATATATACGTAAGAGTGCATCCTGAAGAGGTATGTCCTGCCAAATGGAAGCCCGGTGAGAAAACAATTAAGCCCGGTGAAAATATTGTCGGTAAAATCTATTCAGTTTTAAAGTGA